The Culex quinquefasciatus strain JHB chromosome 2, VPISU_Cqui_1.0_pri_paternal, whole genome shotgun sequence genome contains the following window.
tttcaagtcaataaaaaattaattatctcgtgaaaatttataaaaaaaaattccagaggaatttgatgaaacacttcaatatcaaaataataccaaaatgtggcatcctgacttagaaaattttaaacaatttcaagtcatttctttagggggtatatcaaaaatgtttaaaatcaagtttgaaatttccggttttcaatgaaagcatttgttttgagacatcattttagcgcaaaattaaatattttgtcaaaattggtcaaaattttcccatagtttcagaggaatttgataaaatactgtaataccaaaagaataccaaaatgtggtgttcaaccattgacaaattctgcaattttgcaatatcaaaacaataccttaaattggtatgatactacattttgctcttgcataatccttaagacaaattttaaagggtccagaaataccaaaatttggtattgataccagagaaaggtattattacgcatttcctttGTTATTTACGCATGCTCGGGAAAAATGCTTCTGTCATAGTTTCGTAGCATGCGTTGACCGTTAAAACTGAGATTTTGAAGGATTCCGGCGTCGCCGGATGTTTCGGCTTTGCGCAAACTCAGGGTtgaacggatgaccatgaaccctttgagaaaaatgttccttggaccACCCCCGACACGGCTACCTAGTGTAAGTGTGGACTATAGTTTGTCGCTTAGCCTGTATGAGCGTTTGAAGTTAAAGCTCACGTtttccatagtaatttccatgtaaactttaacccccgagcgacaagccagtgttcaaccaaatgagctcaaatttggtatgagaGTCCCGATGGATACCCTCTACAAGATGGACTTTATTGCAGCCGGATCcgagcactttcgaaaaaaatgacccacccTCACGGGGTTGGGCACAAGGTTGATCTGTAGCGCATTGAATTTACTTCCGTCAATATTCCGTAAATATCGTAAATATAGGTAAATATTATTCACCTGCACGATATTCGGCACAACATTTTGTTCAGTGTGGATAATGACAGTTAAGAACTGTCACTTGTTTGTTTCCTTCGTTTACAAACTGTCACCGCTCCAATATTTTTCGAGCTTGAGGAATTTTTTTCACTTGCGGAACCGATCCTCGCAACAACCATCCCCGCAATCCACCAGCAATCTGTGCAAGAAGCCCAGTGCGGATCTGCGCTCCGACCCAGAGTTGCCGACACGACCATCGACTGCCTCGGACTTGAGGTGAGTAATCCTCCGATCTTTTGCTTCATTTCTAATCGTTCCGCCTTCGCAGATTTCACCGGAGGTCGATCCGACGGTGCGGATTTGCGCCGGTTGTGCCGAACGCGTCAACGCGCAGCATGCCTTCCGGACGCGAGACCTGCACTGCAACAGTTACGTCGAGAACGGGCTGGAGGACAAGGAAGACGAGGACGTGTGCCGGTTCTGCTAGAAGGCGGATGGCGGGGCGGCGTTGGTCGAGCTATTTCCGGGCGGCGGCGGGAGCATAGCGGATGAGGTGCAAACGGTGCGGGATTGTTTAGGGGTTGAGATCAACAGCTGGGACATGGTGACGAAGATTTGCGGGGATTGTGTGGGCGGTGTTAAAGAGTTGGCTACATTTCGGACGGAATTTTCGCCGACGGCCGGCACGGTGAAGCTGGAGGACGTGATGGATTCGTCGGATTCGTACAGAATTGGCAGCGAGAATGGGGAAGGGGGTAAGGGTTTTGAGTCGGACAGTTCGATGGCGGATAACGGAGAGAAGCGTGGGGAAAAGCAGAAGGTCACGGCACGGTCGCTTTGAGGAATATTCGTTCGATCTTCGGTTGGTCTTGTCGGACGGGAGTTCACTGTGGGATTGAGTTCAGTGCAAGCTGGAGGCAATTCGTACGTATCAGCGGAGGACGTCGTAAGTTGCGATTGAAAAGAGTGCCGATCAGGATGGTTACGTGAGTAACGGGACTCAAACGTCCAAGTCAAATTGTTTGAACGGAGTGGAGGATGGAGTTCAAGTGAAGGTCAATAATGTGGATATTTACAAAATCCTCCAGCAGAAGGATCCCGCGTGCAACTTTAAGGTGCTTCTGCAAATGGTCAGACAAATGACAAATTCGGCAAATAATTTGCAACCGTACGCAACGCAACGCGTTGTCTCatgattattgttttttttcatcatatttaacaatacaaaaaaaataaataaaaagaaaatccaagaaacttttttttaatcgtcGGCGACTTTCCCTTGGATAGTGTAAACGCGTCCCGGACGAGTTTGGCACTGTCTCCGATGAACATCTGCACCAGCTGCGGGCCGGCCAGCTTCAGGAAGGTCAACATTGTTTGCGCCACACATGTACCAGCCGAAAGCGTGCAGCACTCCCTTTGGATGAATTCCCAGGTTCTTGAACATGTCCTTGTGCGTCATCGGCAGCACGACGGCTTCAATCAGTTCCTGAATTTGCTTGTCCAACCCGCCAATGTCCGAGTACTGCTCGGTGGGCCATTCGTCCGCCTCCATCGCCTTGACGCGCGCGTCGTACTCGGCTGGAAGTGTCTCTGAGGTACGACGTACGAGTCCTTGTTCACTCTCACCTAATTGCCCGGCTTGAGCTTCTCCGGAACGACCAGGCCAATCACGAGCAAAAAGTACGTCTGCCGTGTCGTAGTCTTGATGAGGGTGCGCTTGCCCGTCCGCTGGTAGTCCAACACCACCACCGCGGTCGATCGGTTCCTACTGATCTTGGTCTCCCGTCCCGATTGCTCCTCGGAATTCAACATAGCGTGCCTTGCCCAAAGAACGTGGCAAAATTCAagggatttttgttttgtttgtaaacaatcagCAGTGCGCGCGTTTGCGATGACAGCtgtaaaaacactgaaataaaatttatagcGAAATCGTGAATACACGTAAATATGGATGCACATACGGATCAACTTATGAAATAAATGCAATATATTTGGAGTGACCACCTCATGCCCACcctaatcgagaaattaaaagtgagagtgtgtgcgtgcaacatggagttaaactttttgaaaagccttggtaagcatcacagcaactgcacagaaagtttaactccatgttgcgatttgacagctcgatataTTTATTAAGTACAAATGAAACGTCACATAAACATTCATGTTAAATATCTTTTCTTTTTCCAGTCTGCTGCCGAAGAGGAGTTATCATTACTGTGTTTGAAGTTGACATCgcagtttttgttccattccGGATATCGGACAAAAAAAACTGTACGTGGTGCTGCTATTGATTGGTAAGTTTTATTCTTCAAATCATCCATTTGCAATATCGAAACCCAGTGAAATAACTTCAATGGGAGAAGATTCAAAAGAACTTTCTTGAatacattcaaaaaatcaataaaggTCTGAAACTTTACATACATGATCGAGGACCATAATtgatgtttaatttatttttaggtatgaAATTCTTTGCCATCATCTGCAAACATCCCCACTTGCCAGACAGTGGTTCGCCACCGAGATACTTCTATCTCCATCTACCCGCCTTAGTGAATACCTATTAGCAGCACCGTCTCCTGAAATACGTACGGTTTTCGCTAAGGTGATAGTGTTTTTCTGTCACTGTGCTGCCAATGACGAGCCTTTACCTGATTTGGAGGGCAGTAACTTATGTGAACAGGTGCTCATTGCAGTGCTTTCGTTATTGAATAATGATGTAGCAGACTTTGGAAAGCATTTGCCTCAATATTTTAACTTATTTAGTCTATATGCGGGTCTTGGAATTTGCGAGAAACAACAGCTTATAAAGGTTTGTAGAAACTGGTAAACTACGCTGCGcatcaaaaacagaaaaaaaatatccatgtgcaatagggtggtccaaatctatACCTGCTTACCCCTGAAACAAAAGAATGATCCATTACTAGGCTAAACTCCGAATTTCAGCTCGATCTGACCACGTGAACTTATCCACCCTTGAAGTTTAAACACAAACTGTTTCAGATGACCCTTTTAAACAACCAAtattaagagcaattctctacgaaatcggtattttttttaattttaatttttatatttgttaatccggctgaaactttgttggtgccttcggtatgcccaaagaagccattttgcattattagtttgtccatataattttccatacaaatttggcagctgtcgtccatttaaaaatgatgtatgaaaattcaaaaatctgtatattttgaaggatttttttgatcgatttggtgtcttgggcaaagttgtaggtttggataaggactacactgaaaaagattatacacgataaaaaaatggcgatttttaatttaactttttgtccctaaaacttgatttgcaaaaaaataccggctccgtggcttaatggttgcggcttcagcctcgaaagcagaaggtttagggatcaaatcccggtcggtttccttgaaatttggaatcaggaattgaactttgaatatgaataaaaaatctttaagaatcaggtgggattcgtgCTTACaccctttggattgatggtctgggacgctaactaGTCGGCCATCATGAAGTTAATGCTCTAgaactgaattgatccgtagtcgAGGCTCGAACATAGTCCATGATTGAAGAAAGACGTCTAAAATTTTCGCTGCTGCTTTTCTTTGAATTGttgttccaaaaaataaaaagtggttCCGGAACTAATCAGTGTAGTGGTGAATGATGTTGTTCGTGGTGGAAATGTTCAAGCAGTGGTTTCAGCGGAGGATTTTGAGCAGGACGGTTCAAACAAGGCCGTGGCTCGTTCCGGGTCGGTCGCGGAACAGGTATGGAACGCGAAGGCCTTCGAAACTTTCCCGATGACCAGGGTGGATGTTTGTTCGACCTGGGAATGAACAAGTCTTTGAGAACTGACCCAAATTGGAAAGTTGGCGAGCGCAGAGAGCGAAGCGGTCGTCGTTCTCCTCGTAGATGGACTCATCGAGGTCAAAACCCTGCGAACGAAGCGGAAACCGGAGCCATGGCGCACGGTTTAGTTCGTCGGAACCCGTTAAGGTGGAACGCAGTTGCAGCGGGGAGGTTTCGTTGCCGCAGTTTCCACGAAAGGAGGGAAAGGAAGACGACAGAGCAGATTACGAGTGGGGCGTCGGCAAGCTGATGCAGCTCAAGCGGGAACAGGCCTTTTTCGATGTATTGCGGGCATGCGAGACCGTTGAAGAGAagctgattttgaaaatgttatcaaCTTGTGAGCTCGTTCTTTTTATAAGACAACCATACTTTCATGTATTCTGACATACACACACATCAATGAAGACAAACCACGCCAATcttactatatacgcggtagggtgtttcCTCGGTCGTTCACTGTGAGTTGtcgattgcctgcttctctaatgaaggttcgactggagGGGCAtacttattaatttctcgtcgctccataccctcagtgacgtgatgggagcaagggcgtctatgcgaagtgtccctacacccgctacaaatttccggcgcttggggagggatgcgggaaaccattttgatctatacgccggtatttgtagcattaaaattcgtgcaaaaaaaaacttatgcacgtagGTATACAGATtatggagtaaaagatgatcgaattgttcacctagcgctcacatgtgtttcgggaccaagttgcctgcgggtatggggatcatacatacatacatacatacatacatacatactagggtgggtacggattttgaaaagttctcagatcaagttctggtgtggttcccctcgtagggcatgcccatagggactctaatgccaaatttcagctcatttggttgaaaactggattgtctcaagcgggttcaagtttacatggaaattactatgggaaattttgaattttcgttcatacgctcctacaggcctggggaaaacatgtagaaacttctaggatggccagaaatgagcggaatcgtctggagaacaactttccctaagagaccaggtcgattcgttcaacccccatcgagctcaacggcaatacatcctgggttttcggaaccaacggtttccccccagaaaagcatcaaattttccttagcatgctatgaatgcttgatgaacattgtgacgccacatgtcaaacaactGCTTCGTCAATGTACTTCTGCTTCGTGTCGATGTGCTTGGATCGTCGGCTCGTTCGTTCGGAACGCACAAACGCCAAGCAGCCTTGGTTGTCTTCGTTGATGACCGTCGGGTTGTCTTGTTGCTCTCCGAAGTCACGGAGAAGTTGTCTGAGCCACACCGCTTCTTGGCACGACTCGCAGAGGGCGACGTACTCACTCTCCATCGATGAAAGCGTCACGCAAGGTTGGCGACGGCTCGCCCACGTGATGCTTCCTCCTCCGTACTGGAACAACATCCCGGACGTCGATCGACGGCTCTCGGCGTCTCCGGCCCAGTCAGCGTCAGAGAAACCGACAAGGTCCTGGTTCTTGTTCCCGCCGAGTTGTAGTCGATAGTCCTGGGTTCCTTGCAAATATCGTAGCACTCGCTTCGCGGCAGTCCAGTCGCACTCGCGGGGTGCGCTGAATCGCCGGCCGAGAATCGCCGCCGCAGCAGCAATATCCGGTCTGGCAACAATGGCCAAGTAGAGCAGACCTCCGACGAGGCTACGATACTTCGTCGAATCCGTGAATTCTTCTCCAGCTTCCTTCACCTTCAGGTAGGCCGGATCCATTGGCGTCTTGGCAGCCTTGCACTGCTCCATGCCGAAATCCTTGAGCAGCTTGTTGGTGTAGTTCTTCAGACTCAGCTTGTACACGTCGGATTCGCGCTTCACCTCGACTCCAAGGAAATGACGAACCTCGCCGAGATCGGTCAGCTCGAACTCC
Protein-coding sequences here:
- the LOC119766601 gene encoding uncharacterized protein LOC119766601, giving the protein MTVKNCHLFVSFVYKLSPLQYFSSLRNFFHLRNRSSQQPSPQSTSNLCKKPSADLRSDPELPTRPSTASDLRFHRRSIRRCGFAPVVPNASTRSMPSGRETCTATVTSRTGWRTRKTRTCAGSARRRMAGRRWSSYFRAAAGA